The Thermoleophilum album genome includes a window with the following:
- the gltX gene encoding glutamate--tRNA ligase: protein MSSARTPMRVRFAPSPTGELHVGGARTALYNWLLARGSGGSFVLRIEDTDRERSTAENRDRILEALRWLELDWDEGPYSQAERAPRHLEAIEQLLASGHAYEDEGAVRFRVPPGETVVHDLIRGEIRFPHEAIKDFVIRRSDGSPLYNLAVAVDDVDMRISHVVRGDDHLSNTPRQLMIIRALGHEPPAYAHLPLLLGPDGKKLSKRHGATSVEELRARGYLPEAVRNYLALLGWGLDDRTTFISTEQLIKHFSLERVSRSPAVFDEQKLRWMNGHYLRGLELDDLVERLAEYLDRQGIVPRDRLDRERLRAAARASQEKLQTLADFWPLAGFVLERREPSEELRSWLLETGGVERLRLARERLAALERFDPPTIEEALRSLAEELGVKGAAIFQPVRVAIAGSKVSPGIFESLAALGREEALARIDATLARLGGSPAAARSSGPR from the coding sequence GTGTCCTCCGCGCGAACTCCGATGCGCGTCCGTTTCGCGCCGTCGCCGACCGGCGAGCTGCACGTCGGCGGTGCGCGCACGGCACTCTACAACTGGCTCCTGGCGCGCGGTTCCGGGGGGTCGTTCGTGTTGCGCATCGAAGACACCGACCGCGAGCGCTCGACCGCCGAGAACCGCGACCGAATACTCGAGGCACTGCGGTGGCTCGAGCTCGATTGGGACGAAGGACCCTACTCGCAGGCCGAGCGAGCGCCGCGCCACCTGGAGGCGATCGAGCAGCTGCTCGCGTCAGGCCACGCCTACGAGGACGAGGGTGCCGTGCGCTTCCGGGTGCCCCCGGGGGAAACCGTCGTCCACGACCTAATACGCGGCGAGATCCGCTTTCCACACGAGGCGATCAAGGACTTCGTGATTCGCCGCTCCGACGGCAGCCCGCTATACAACCTCGCGGTCGCGGTCGACGATGTCGACATGCGCATCAGCCACGTCGTGCGGGGCGACGACCATCTCTCGAACACTCCACGCCAACTGATGATCATCCGCGCGCTCGGCCACGAGCCGCCCGCCTATGCGCACCTCCCGCTGCTGCTCGGTCCCGACGGCAAGAAGCTTTCGAAGCGCCACGGTGCGACGTCGGTCGAAGAGCTGAGAGCGCGGGGATACCTACCGGAGGCAGTTCGCAACTATCTGGCGCTGCTCGGCTGGGGGCTCGACGACCGCACGACGTTCATCTCCACCGAGCAACTGATCAAGCACTTCTCGCTGGAGCGCGTGTCGCGCTCACCGGCGGTCTTCGACGAGCAGAAGCTGCGATGGATGAACGGGCACTACTTGCGTGGCCTGGAGCTCGACGACCTGGTCGAGCGGCTCGCCGAATACCTTGACCGGCAAGGGATCGTCCCGCGCGACCGTCTCGATCGTGAGCGCCTGCGCGCGGCTGCCCGCGCCAGCCAGGAGAAACTGCAGACGTTGGCCGACTTCTGGCCTCTCGCGGGCTTCGTTTTGGAGCGTCGCGAGCCGTCCGAGGAGCTTCGCTCCTGGCTGCTCGAGACCGGTGGCGTGGAGCGCCTGCGCCTGGCTCGCGAGCGACTGGCGGCGCTCGAGCGCTTCGACCCTCCGACGATCGAGGAAGCTCTGCGATCGCTCGCCGAGGAGCTCGGCGTCAAGGGCGCTGCGATCTTCCAGCCAGTACGTGTGGCGATCGCCGGCAGCAAGGTCTCTCCCGGCATCTTCGAGTCGCTGGCTGCGCTCGGTCGTGAAGAGGCGCTCGCGCGGATCGACGCGACGCTCGCGCGCCTCGGCGGTAGCCCCGCGGCCGCGCGCTCAAGCGGTCCGCGTTAG
- a CDS encoding HDOD domain-containing protein yields MSSQVAVRPASGGPPRVDPVIRGHNEGHGRRLIKAFEALESFPALAASRDRVLEVVRDERASIGEIIRAIESDVALVITVLRIANRLAGNRRGRIASVPDAVEVLTREGIAALASRTRTFDFFERTPGWEAAPERFRLHAIATQVAADRLARELEYPNRDELLCTALLHDIGKLVLMHAYPAYPAQIHRGARTPEERVYRERRELGVDHGVVGGVLARRWALPGRLASAIERHHADEASGEAALVRLADMLAHYAHGQAISPGKLLEVAKRCGLATRQLRSVLYELPHGGGGERRAVEPCPLSSRELEVLRRLAEGKVYKQIAAELGLSTSTVRTHLHNTYAKLGAVDRAQAVLIATERGWL; encoded by the coding sequence GTGTCTTCGCAAGTCGCAGTCAGACCCGCGAGCGGTGGCCCCCCGAGGGTCGACCCGGTCATTCGTGGTCACAACGAGGGTCACGGACGCCGACTGATCAAGGCCTTCGAGGCGCTCGAAAGCTTCCCCGCGTTGGCGGCCTCGCGCGACCGTGTGCTCGAGGTGGTGCGCGACGAGCGGGCCTCGATCGGCGAGATCATCCGGGCGATCGAATCGGACGTGGCGCTGGTGATCACCGTCCTGCGGATCGCTAACCGCCTCGCCGGCAACCGTCGCGGGCGCATCGCGAGCGTACCCGACGCGGTCGAGGTGCTCACCCGCGAGGGCATTGCCGCCCTGGCCTCGCGCACGCGGACGTTCGACTTTTTCGAACGCACGCCTGGCTGGGAAGCGGCTCCCGAGCGGTTCCGTCTGCACGCGATCGCTACGCAGGTGGCCGCCGATCGCTTGGCGCGCGAGCTCGAGTATCCGAACCGCGACGAGCTTCTGTGCACGGCGCTGCTCCACGACATCGGCAAGCTGGTGCTGATGCACGCCTATCCGGCCTATCCCGCGCAAATCCACCGCGGGGCGCGGACCCCGGAGGAGCGCGTGTACCGAGAGCGCCGCGAGCTGGGCGTCGATCACGGCGTGGTTGGTGGCGTGCTGGCGCGCCGCTGGGCGTTGCCGGGCCGCCTCGCATCGGCCATCGAACGCCACCATGCAGACGAGGCATCGGGAGAAGCCGCCCTCGTAAGACTTGCCGACATGCTCGCGCACTATGCGCACGGTCAGGCGATCAGCCCGGGCAAGCTGCTGGAGGTAGCGAAACGCTGCGGGCTCGCTACGCGTCAGCTGCGGTCGGTTCTCTACGAGCTTCCTCACGGCGGCGGGGGCGAACGGCGAGCAGTCGAGCCGTGTCCCCTTAGCAGCCGTGAACTCGAGGTTTTGCGGCGACTCGCGGAAGGCAAGGTTTACAAACAGATCGCCGCCGAGCTGGGTCTCTCCACCAGCACCGTGCGCACCCACCTGCACAACACCTACGCCAAGCTCGGCGCTGTCGACCGCGCGCAGGCAGTACTGATCGCGACCGAGCGCGGCTGGCTCTAG
- a CDS encoding MFS transporter: MRQRNLAFYVGGFLGPFGGAIVAVMVPELRAAFDASTAQVALAIPAYLVPFAAVQLVSGTLGERLGRRRAVRAGYLAYAAASLAAAFAPGLLPFLVARALQGVANAFLTPLLVASLAEATPPDRLGRAMGTFGATQTLAVTLSPICGGLAAAIDWRLAFVAPALVGLVLASVPAPSAQRAGKAPARLRALANRRVALLAAGAFAAYMGVTGLAFLVALYAEDAFGLGASERGLLLAVFGAAGVFAGRPAGMLVDRFGRVPVATVGATGAAACVAALGLAGSVAWLTVLWFLAGTFSAVMWAALNTLVVEAAPSNRAGATSLVSAFKFSGQAVAPLTWLSLYHHGAATAFAAAGALALSTVAFVAPLREPRARRLPTSGQQSLTARSG; the protein is encoded by the coding sequence GTGCGCCAGCGCAACCTCGCCTTCTACGTCGGCGGTTTTCTGGGGCCGTTCGGTGGCGCCATCGTGGCGGTCATGGTGCCGGAGCTGCGCGCGGCGTTCGACGCCTCGACCGCCCAGGTAGCGCTCGCGATTCCCGCCTACCTGGTGCCGTTCGCCGCCGTGCAACTGGTCTCGGGCACGCTCGGTGAACGGCTCGGTCGGCGCCGTGCGGTACGCGCGGGTTACCTCGCGTACGCGGCCGCCTCGTTGGCCGCAGCGTTCGCTCCGGGTTTGCTTCCGTTCCTCGTCGCGCGAGCGCTACAGGGGGTGGCTAACGCCTTCTTGACCCCGCTGCTCGTGGCGTCGCTTGCTGAGGCAACCCCGCCGGACCGGCTCGGCCGCGCGATGGGCACCTTCGGCGCCACGCAAACGCTCGCAGTGACCCTCTCGCCGATCTGCGGCGGACTCGCTGCGGCGATCGACTGGCGGCTGGCTTTCGTAGCGCCGGCGCTCGTCGGGTTGGTACTCGCAAGCGTGCCCGCGCCGTCCGCGCAGCGGGCCGGCAAAGCGCCGGCTCGCCTGCGCGCGCTTGCCAACCGGCGCGTCGCGCTGCTCGCCGCGGGTGCTTTCGCTGCCTACATGGGCGTCACCGGGCTGGCGTTCCTGGTGGCTCTGTACGCCGAAGACGCGTTCGGGCTGGGGGCGAGCGAGCGCGGCTTGCTGCTGGCCGTCTTCGGTGCCGCCGGAGTCTTTGCCGGTCGCCCCGCGGGAATGCTCGTCGACCGCTTCGGGCGCGTGCCGGTGGCGACGGTTGGAGCGACCGGCGCTGCCGCCTGTGTCGCGGCGCTGGGGTTGGCGGGGTCGGTCGCCTGGCTGACCGTGCTGTGGTTCTTGGCGGGAACCTTCTCGGCGGTTATGTGGGCGGCCCTCAACACGCTCGTCGTGGAGGCCGCGCCCAGCAACCGCGCTGGCGCGACGTCCTTGGTTTCGGCGTTCAAGTTCTCGGGCCAAGCAGTCGCACCGCTCACCTGGCTGTCGCTTTACCACCACGGAGCCGCGACAGCGTTTGCCGCCGCGGGCGCCTTGGCGCTGAGCACCGTTGCCTTCGTCGCGCCGCTACGGGAGCCACGCGCGCGGCGGCTGCCGACCAGCGGACAGCAGTCGCTGACCGCTCGCTCGGGATGA
- a CDS encoding VanZ family protein, whose amino-acid sequence MTSTAVHSTGSPGGVGQASAEVPARNTRRQHERPPTNTRYLTLWLPPLALMAVIFFLSDQPNLHTNLGIVDLIGRKLIHFGEYALLCWLLQRAFLGTFTMGTRSAVLAALLVSSAYAASDEFHQSFVPGRSATVRDWAIDTAGALLASYLRLREVGSRNGRSG is encoded by the coding sequence ATGACGAGCACCGCTGTTCACTCTACGGGATCGCCTGGCGGGGTCGGTCAAGCCTCGGCCGAAGTTCCCGCACGCAACACGCGCCGCCAGCACGAACGGCCTCCGACCAACACCCGCTACCTAACGCTGTGGCTCCCGCCGCTCGCGTTGATGGCGGTGATCTTCTTCCTCTCCGACCAACCCAACCTGCACACCAACCTCGGGATCGTCGATCTGATCGGACGCAAGCTGATTCACTTCGGCGAGTACGCGCTGCTCTGTTGGTTGCTGCAGCGCGCCTTCCTCGGGACCTTCACCATGGGGACCCGAAGTGCGGTGCTCGCCGCGCTTCTGGTCTCGAGCGCCTACGCCGCCAGCGATGAGTTCCATCAGAGCTTCGTGCCGGGGCGATCTGCCACCGTTCGCGACTGGGCGATCGACACGGCGGGGGCACTCCTGGCCAGCTATCTACGGCTCCGTGAGGTGGGCAGCAGGAACGGGCGATCGGGATGA
- a CDS encoding RrF2 family transcriptional regulator — protein MLVITTKSPYALKALCELARRGDEGPVPIAEIARARDIPVQFLEGLFATLRRGGILQSQRGVKGGYQLARPPEEINLLEVVELLEGELGQGASEHGPIWEDVVRAVRDVLASQTLRDAVEREAHQAGATMYWI, from the coding sequence GTGCTCGTCATCACGACCAAATCACCCTACGCGCTGAAAGCCCTCTGCGAACTCGCGCGCCGCGGTGACGAGGGTCCCGTGCCGATCGCCGAGATCGCGCGCGCCCGCGACATCCCCGTGCAGTTCTTGGAGGGGCTCTTCGCCACGCTCCGACGGGGCGGGATCCTCCAAAGTCAGCGAGGCGTCAAGGGCGGCTACCAGCTGGCGCGTCCGCCCGAGGAGATCAACTTGCTGGAGGTCGTCGAGCTGCTCGAGGGCGAGCTCGGGCAAGGCGCCTCCGAGCACGGGCCGATCTGGGAGGACGTGGTGCGGGCGGTGCGCGACGTGCTCGCCTCGCAAACCTTGCGCGACGCCGTCGAACGCGAGGCACACCAGGCGGGCGCCACCATGTACTGGATCTAA
- the cysE gene encoding serine O-acetyltransferase — protein MRPGRRLVRLFATATKAVGEAVTAARERDPAARELGTATILLTYGGVQAVLAHRVAHQLWRRRVPLVPHLIMHLVRLTTGVEIHPAATLGRRLFIDHGVGVVIGETAEVGDDVTLYQGVTLGGTGFARGKRHPTVGDRVVIGSGAKVLGPVAIGRGAKVGANSVVIHDVPANATVVGNPGHPVRVEGRRPEGPDADWAHLPDPVADAIKHLAERIDQLECLVESLTGRRPVGEVKRFERRRGPSSAGG, from the coding sequence ATGCGCCCGGGCCGCCGCCTCGTGCGCCTGTTCGCTACGGCTACCAAGGCCGTCGGCGAGGCGGTCACGGCCGCCCGCGAGCGCGATCCCGCGGCGCGCGAGCTCGGCACAGCCACGATTCTCCTTACCTACGGTGGCGTGCAAGCGGTGCTCGCCCACCGCGTCGCTCACCAACTGTGGCGACGCCGGGTGCCGCTGGTTCCGCACTTGATCATGCACCTCGTGCGCCTCACCACGGGCGTCGAAATTCACCCGGCCGCGACACTCGGCAGGCGCCTGTTCATCGATCACGGGGTCGGGGTGGTGATCGGCGAGACCGCGGAGGTCGGCGACGACGTGACGCTCTACCAGGGCGTGACGCTTGGCGGCACCGGTTTTGCCCGTGGCAAGCGCCACCCGACAGTGGGTGACCGGGTAGTGATCGGTTCGGGGGCGAAGGTCCTCGGTCCGGTGGCGATCGGTCGAGGTGCCAAGGTCGGGGCGAACAGCGTGGTGATTCACGATGTGCCGGCGAACGCCACGGTGGTCGGCAACCCTGGCCACCCGGTGCGCGTCGAAGGGCGGCGTCCCGAGGGTCCGGACGCCGACTGGGCGCACTTGCCAGATCCCGTGGCCGACGCGATCAAGCACCTAGCGGAGCGCATCGACCAGCTCGAGTGTCTCGTCGAGAGCCTGACGGGGCGCCGCCCGGTGGGCGAAGTCAAGCGCTTCGAGCGGCGACGCGGTCCCAGTTCGGCGGGGGGTTAG
- a CDS encoding metallophosphoesterase family protein: MARAGRLGAALAVVCCWAALTSAAALAQTETATTVWAVGDGAGPEPARFDVASLVAGDPPAAFLYLGDVYERGTADEFRAWYENPFGRFRDFTYPTPGNHEWEQRAEGYDAYWGSRVRQADGGHWYSFDLGGWHLISLSSMERGDQGSPQEAWLRQDLARYPGTCTIVFTHYPRFSAGPQYNTPRLEPLFAATAGRAVAWLAGHAHNYQRLLPIRGITQFVVGTGGHEPSSPDLRDPRVAAGAGNVIGALRLRLAVGEASYEFVRADGEVLDSGVLECRTHRPLRATAELLRPRYGERYERLRELVGEARFARRVSLTLVRRLDARRCAVLVGGEGEPMRFRAAPCSTQRHVSPAYTRAPLAATGSFRLRVPSGLPTGGYRLTIALRSFDGRLYRRVVRFRVGP; the protein is encoded by the coding sequence GTGGCTCGGGCAGGCCGCCTCGGGGCGGCGCTCGCGGTCGTCTGCTGTTGGGCGGCGCTCACCAGCGCCGCGGCGCTGGCGCAGACGGAGACGGCGACGACCGTGTGGGCGGTCGGCGACGGCGCCGGGCCCGAGCCGGCGCGCTTCGACGTCGCCTCGCTAGTCGCCGGCGACCCGCCGGCGGCGTTTCTCTACCTCGGCGACGTCTACGAGCGGGGCACGGCCGACGAGTTCCGAGCCTGGTACGAAAACCCCTTCGGCCGTTTCCGGGACTTCACTTATCCGACACCCGGCAACCACGAGTGGGAGCAGCGAGCGGAGGGTTACGACGCCTACTGGGGCTCGCGGGTGCGCCAGGCCGACGGCGGCCACTGGTACTCGTTCGACCTCGGCGGCTGGCACCTGATCAGCCTCAGCAGCATGGAGCGTGGCGACCAAGGCTCCCCGCAGGAGGCGTGGCTACGCCAAGACCTCGCTCGCTACCCCGGTACCTGCACGATCGTGTTCACCCACTATCCGCGCTTCTCGGCCGGCCCGCAGTACAACACGCCACGCCTGGAACCGCTGTTCGCGGCGACTGCGGGGCGCGCGGTGGCGTGGCTCGCCGGGCACGCCCACAACTACCAGCGGCTCTTGCCGATCAGAGGGATCACGCAGTTCGTGGTGGGGACCGGGGGGCACGAGCCGAGTTCTCCGGATCTGCGTGACCCGCGAGTGGCCGCCGGTGCGGGCAACGTGATCGGAGCCCTGCGTCTGCGGTTGGCGGTGGGGGAGGCCAGTTACGAGTTCGTGCGCGCCGATGGGGAGGTGCTCGACAGTGGCGTACTCGAGTGTCGCACCCACCGGCCACTACGCGCCACCGCCGAGTTGCTGCGCCCACGCTACGGCGAGCGCTATGAGCGGCTGCGCGAGCTCGTCGGCGAGGCGCGCTTCGCGCGGCGAGTGTCGCTAACACTGGTGCGCCGGCTCGACGCGCGGCGTTGCGCGGTGTTGGTGGGCGGGGAGGGCGAGCCCATGCGTTTCCGCGCAGCGCCCTGCTCCACGCAGCGACATGTGTCGCCGGCGTACACGCGGGCGCCGCTCGCCGCGACCGGTTCGTTCAGGCTGCGCGTGCCGAGTGGCCTGCCGACCGGTGGTTACCGGCTGACGATCGCCTTGCGTTCCTTCGACGGGCGCCTGTACCGCCGCGTCGTGCGCTTTCGGGTCGGTCCTTAG
- a CDS encoding deoxyribonuclease IV, with product MLIGAHVSTAGGLVKAWERGRELGCDAIQVFNQSPRQWRPTAWKDEDIARFRELLADGPVRAVVIHAVYLLNCAAADRELWEKSVASLVHSLRMGDAIGAVGVVLHPGSARGEPIAEAHARVGEALRRALAESEQCPILLEDTAGAGETIGRDFGELARLLELAGGDGRLGICLDSCHLLASGYDVRDAERLAAVLDECDRLIGLDRLRCLHVNDSREPLGSNRDRHAPLGTGELGVEGCAAFLAEPRFEGLPAIFEGPGVAGKAPVAEDVKTMRELRARGLERRRALQTRDAG from the coding sequence ATGCTAATCGGGGCTCACGTATCGACGGCTGGTGGTCTCGTCAAGGCCTGGGAGCGAGGGCGGGAACTCGGCTGCGACGCGATCCAAGTGTTCAACCAGTCGCCCCGACAGTGGCGTCCAACGGCCTGGAAAGACGAAGACATCGCACGTTTCCGGGAGCTGCTTGCTGACGGGCCGGTGCGTGCCGTAGTGATCCACGCGGTCTACTTGCTCAACTGCGCGGCGGCCGACCGCGAGCTTTGGGAAAAGTCGGTCGCTTCGCTCGTCCACTCGCTGCGGATGGGCGACGCGATCGGGGCGGTGGGTGTCGTCTTGCATCCCGGCTCGGCGCGCGGTGAGCCGATCGCGGAAGCACACGCGCGGGTCGGCGAGGCGCTGCGGCGGGCGCTCGCCGAGTCCGAGCAGTGCCCGATCTTGCTGGAAGACACCGCTGGAGCGGGCGAGACGATTGGTCGCGATTTCGGCGAGCTGGCACGGCTTCTGGAGCTCGCCGGCGGCGATGGCCGGCTCGGCATCTGTCTCGACTCTTGCCATCTGCTGGCGAGCGGCTACGACGTGCGCGATGCCGAACGACTGGCGGCGGTGCTCGACGAGTGCGACCGCCTGATCGGGCTCGATCGTTTGCGCTGCCTGCACGTCAACGACTCGCGCGAACCGCTCGGTTCGAACCGCGATCGTCACGCACCGCTCGGCACCGGCGAGCTGGGGGTCGAGGGGTGCGCCGCGTTCCTCGCGGAGCCGCGTTTCGAAGGACTACCGGCGATCTTCGAAGGTCCCGGCGTGGCCGGCAAGGCACCGGTCGCCGAGGACGTCAAGACGATGCGCGAGCTGCGCGCCCGGGGGCTCGAGCGACGCCGCGCCTTGCAAACGCGCGACGCTGGCTGA
- a CDS encoding queuosine salvage family protein, with translation MTAVADRSLGMTVPGLPPPADAPQPALDLPERVRAWTRRIVERAELVRIDWQQLERAVEQWLSDGLTVQAPALDPSDHYLEGSRAEVCAYLLTLDAINFGSGWFPTIRKRPGRSGYRTIASALADHFRTHGPWSNEDLRTLDAATLARVLDQPPGHQLIELYARALRDLGAFLADRTPLEVLADAGRSAVALACTLARAMPFFDDRGFWKRAQITANDLALAGVAAFDDLDRLTIFADNLVPHVLRVDGVLQYAPQLAHKIDQGVLLPPGSRAELEIRAAAVCACERIAELTGLPPRSIDVWLWNRGQAARYKAVPRHRTRTVFY, from the coding sequence ATGACCGCAGTCGCTGACCGCTCGCTCGGGATGACCGTACCCGGGCTCCCTCCGCCAGCCGATGCCCCGCAACCGGCGCTCGATCTGCCCGAGCGAGTGCGGGCCTGGACGCGCCGCATAGTCGAGCGGGCAGAGCTCGTGAGGATCGACTGGCAGCAGCTGGAACGCGCGGTCGAGCAGTGGCTGTCGGACGGGCTGACCGTGCAGGCGCCGGCGCTCGATCCGAGCGACCACTATCTCGAGGGTTCGCGCGCTGAGGTCTGCGCCTACCTGCTGACGCTCGACGCCATCAACTTCGGTTCCGGCTGGTTCCCCACTATCCGCAAGCGTCCGGGACGCTCCGGTTACCGCACGATCGCCTCGGCGCTGGCCGACCACTTCCGCACGCACGGTCCCTGGTCGAACGAGGATCTGCGCACGCTCGACGCCGCCACCCTGGCGCGCGTGCTCGACCAGCCGCCCGGCCACCAACTGATCGAGCTCTACGCGCGGGCACTCCGGGATCTCGGCGCGTTCCTCGCCGACCGCACGCCGTTGGAGGTGTTGGCGGACGCCGGGCGTTCGGCTGTCGCCCTCGCCTGCACGCTCGCGCGCGCGATGCCTTTCTTCGATGATCGCGGCTTCTGGAAGCGGGCCCAGATCACCGCTAACGACCTCGCGCTGGCGGGGGTCGCGGCGTTCGACGATCTCGACCGCTTGACGATCTTCGCCGACAACCTCGTGCCCCACGTTTTGCGCGTCGACGGCGTCCTGCAGTACGCCCCGCAGCTGGCACACAAGATCGACCAGGGAGTGCTGCTGCCACCGGGCAGTCGCGCGGAGCTTGAGATCCGCGCCGCCGCCGTCTGCGCCTGCGAGCGCATTGCCGAACTCACCGGGCTGCCGCCGCGATCGATCGACGTCTGGCTCTGGAACCGCGGCCAAGCGGCCCGCTACAAGGCGGTACCGCGCCACCGCACGCGCACCGTCTTCTACTGA
- the cysK gene encoding cysteine synthase A, protein MLRDLGVERARRTIPDNLAELIGGTPMVRLRRIDPNCGAEIVGKLEAYNPAGSVKDRIGWAMIAAAEEQGRIEPGRTTIVEPTSGNTGIALAFVCAARGYRLILTMPQGMSRERERLLRLYGAEVLETESMGGMDEAVEAARNLAASGDEYFMPDQFSNPANPEAHRRTTAEELWRDLDGRIDVLVCGVGTGGTITGCGERLKERNPALHVVAVEPRSSAVLSGRPPGPHRIQGIGAGFVPPVLNREVIDEVIAVADDDAIATARLCARREGVSIGISAGAALWAALQVGRRPEWRDRRIVVVLPDSGERYVTTPFFIE, encoded by the coding sequence ATGCTGCGTGATCTGGGAGTCGAGCGGGCCCGTCGAACGATCCCCGACAATCTCGCCGAGCTAATCGGCGGTACGCCGATGGTTCGCTTGCGTCGCATCGATCCCAACTGCGGCGCCGAAATCGTCGGCAAGCTCGAGGCCTACAACCCCGCCGGATCGGTCAAGGATCGGATCGGCTGGGCGATGATTGCTGCCGCCGAAGAGCAGGGGCGGATCGAGCCGGGCCGCACGACGATCGTCGAGCCGACGTCGGGCAACACCGGCATCGCTCTGGCCTTCGTGTGTGCGGCGCGTGGGTATCGGCTGATCCTGACGATGCCGCAGGGAATGAGCCGCGAACGGGAGCGCCTGTTGCGCCTCTACGGCGCCGAGGTCTTGGAGACCGAGTCGATGGGCGGAATGGACGAGGCGGTGGAGGCGGCGCGCAACCTCGCCGCCTCCGGCGACGAGTACTTCATGCCCGACCAGTTCTCGAACCCGGCGAACCCAGAGGCGCATCGACGCACCACTGCCGAGGAACTCTGGCGCGACCTCGACGGACGCATCGACGTGCTCGTCTGCGGGGTCGGAACCGGCGGCACGATCACCGGCTGCGGCGAGCGTCTCAAGGAGCGCAACCCGGCGCTGCATGTGGTGGCGGTGGAGCCGCGCAGCTCGGCGGTGTTGTCCGGTCGTCCCCCCGGACCGCACCGCATTCAGGGCATCGGCGCGGGCTTCGTGCCGCCGGTTTTGAACCGTGAAGTGATCGACGAGGTGATCGCCGTCGCCGACGACGACGCGATCGCCACGGCGCGGCTCTGCGCGCGCCGCGAAGGGGTCTCGATCGGCATCTCGGCGGGTGCGGCATTGTGGGCAGCGCTCCAAGTCGGGCGTCGTCCGGAGTGGCGCGACCGCCGCATCGTCGTCGTCCTGCCGGACTCCGGCGAGCGCTACGTGACGACCCCGTTTTTCATCGAGTGA